The Candidatus Deferrimicrobiaceae bacterium nucleotide sequence CCGCGCGCCGGCGAAATCCGCTCTCTGCGCGGCGTTGATCGCCGCCCTTCTGTTCGTCCCGGGCTTCGCCTCCGCGGGAAGTACGCAGACCCGGCTCGGCAAAGAGAAGGCGCGTCTTACCGAGTTGCGCAAAAAGGCGGAGAAGGCGGCGGCCGAGCTCGACGAAACCCTGGAGCGCGAGCAGTCGGCGCGCCACAAGGTGGACGACATCCGGAAGCGGCTTGCCCGCCAGCGGATCCTCATCGCGCGGATCGACCGGAAGCTTTCCGAGCTTGCCCGGGAAATGGAGAAGGCCGAATCGGAGGTCCGCGCCATCGAGGAGGAGCGGGCGAGCACGCAGCAGCGGCTGGATCGGGCGGCGGTCCTTGCCTTTCGCGGGGAGAGGGACCACGCGGGACTGGTCCCCGCGGAGGCGCGCGGAGAGCGGCTTCGGTACTTCGCGAGGCGGGTGATCGCCTCGGAGGCGCAGAGGGCCGGCCGCCTCACGACCGAAAAGGAGGAGAAAGAGAACGCGCTCTCCGGAATCGAGCGCAAGGTCGAGTTGTCGGAGAAGAGGATCTCCCGGGAAAAGAGGGTGGGGGAGTCGCTCCAGTCGGAGCGGAAGAAGGAGGCGGGGCGGCTCGCGGGGATCCAGGCCCAGAAGGAAAAGAAGGAGAAGGAGCTCAAGGCCCTCCGCGCTCGCGTGGCGAGGATGGAGGCGCTCGTCACGCGGATCGAGCGTCAGGTGCGGGAGGCGGAGCGACGGCGTCCCCGGAAAGGGAAAGGGGAAGGCCCCGCGCGCTTCTCGGCCGTCCCGGGGGGGCTGGTCGCGCCCGTCCGGGGGAAGGTCGTGGGCCCCTTCGGAACGGTCCGGGACCCTGTCTTCGACGTCGACGTGGAGAACCACGGCGTGGAGATCGAAGCCCCTTCCGGATCGCCGATCCGCGCTATCGGGAAAGGGAATGTCGTCTTTTCCGGCACGGTTTCCGGATTCGGCAAGGTGCTCATCATCCAGCACGGCACCGGCCTCTTCTCCGTGTACGGAAAGGCGGAATCGTTCAGCGTCGCCCAGGACCAGGTCGTCGCGCCGGGGCAGAACATCGGCCGCCTTCCCGAGAGCCCCGGCGGGAAATCGGTGCTATACTTGGAACTCAGGGCCGCAGGGACCGCCATCGATCCCACGGCGGTGATCCCCCTTTCCCGATAAGGCGTGGACACCATGCCATACATTCCACGAGGTCAAGGAGGAGGTTCATGAAGGGGAGGAAATGGTGGGGCCCCGCGGCCGTCATCTTCGTGTTTCTCCTGGGGTTCATCTCCGGAGACATCACCTCGCACCGCTACATGGCCCAGGCGAACGTCGTATACGAAAAGCTGAAAATCTTCGGGGACGTCCTCTCCGCCGTCCAGACCAGCTACGTCGAGGAGCCGGACATGGACAAACTCGTGGAGGGGGCCATCAAGGGGATGCTTCAGAACCTCGACCCCCACAGTTCCTACCTGACCCCGGACATGATGAAGCAGATGGAGGTCGAGACGAAGGGGATGTTCGGGGGCCTGGGGATCGAGATCGGCATCAAGGACAGCATCCTCACCGTCATCTCCCCGATCGAGGACACGCCGGCGTTCCGCGAGGGGTTGAAGGCGGGCGACAAGATCGTGAAGATCGAGAACGAATCCACCAAGGAGATGACCGTGATGGACGCGGTCAAGCGTCTCCGGGGAGAGCCCGGGACGAAGGTGACGATCTGGATCGCCCGGGAGGGGTTCACGGAACCCAGGGCATTCACCATCACGCGCGACATCATCAAGATCAAGAGCGTGAAGACGAAAGACATGGGGGACGGGATCGGCTACATCAGGCTCCTCCAGTTCCAGCAGGACACCGACGACGAGCTGGAAAAGGCGCTCGAGGCGCAGAAGAAGGAGAAGAACGGGATGCGAGGCCTGGTGCTCGATCTGCGCAACAACCCGGGAGGGTTGCTGGACCAGGCGGTGAAGGTGGCGGACAAGTTCATCGAGTCGGGGCTCATCGTCTACACCGACGGGCGCATCGAGGCCCAGAAATACAAATACTCGGCCCACCGGGAAAAAACGTACAGCGGATTCCCGATCGTCGTCCTGGTGAACGCCGGTTCGGCCTCCGCGTCGGAGATCGTCGCGGGCGCGCTCCAGGACCACGGGCGCGCGGTCCTGCTGGGAACGCCGACGTTCGGCAAAGGGTCCGTCCAGACGATCATCCCGCTGGAGGACGGATCGGCCCTCCGGCTCACCACGGCCCGGTACTTCACCCCCAACGGGCGGTCCATCCAGGCGAAGGGGATCGAGCCGGATATCGTCGTGCGCGACGGACGGGATCCCGTCGCGGGGGCGCATCCCGGTCCGATCCGGGAGAAGGACATCGAGCGACACCTGCGAGGCGATGGGGAGGAAGGGACCCAGGAGACTCCCGAGGGGGAACCCCCTCCCGCCAAAGAGATCAGGATGAAGAAGGAGCTGCCGGGGGAGGAGAAGCCCGGCAAGGATTCCGCCGCCCCGGCCCTGGAGAAAAAGAAGGGCGAGGAGAAGGACGGCCAGCTTGAGCGGGCCGTGGAGCTGCTGAAAGGGTGGGAGATCTTCAAGACCCGCTTCATCGACAAGGCGAAGGCGTCCTGACGCGGTCCGGTTCCAGGGAAGGATGAAGCGCCGAACGTCCGAAAGGGGAGAGAGGAACGCCGGGAAGCGGTGGCGATGGGGGCCGCTGATGCTCGGGGCGTTTCTCGCGGGGCTTTTCACCATCGGCGCGGCGATTCTCATGCCCGGGGGGGAAAACAGGACCGGGGCATTCTCCCCGGCGCGGGAAGATCCCTCCGCCGTTCCCGCCGCGCCCGGCGGAGGCGCACAAAACGTCCCGGCGTCCCGGCAGCCGTTACCGCCGGGCGGCGCGATTCGGGGGGAGGGAACGCCGCCGCGCCTCGCGATCGTGGTGGACGATTGCGGGTACGACCCCACAAGAGACGCCGAGTGGCTGAAATTCCCCGAAAAAATCACGCTGTCGGTCATCCCCTTCGGTCCCTCCTCACGCCGGCTTGCGCAATCCGCACACGAGCGCGGCTTCGGGGTGCTGATTAACGTGCCGATGGAGCCCGAAGGGAGCGTTTCCGACCGGACGGAGGGGTTTCGGCTTCGCAGGGGGATGAGGGGGGAGGAAATGGAGACTCTGCTCGGCAGGATGATCGAGGAGAACCCCTGGGCAACGGGCGCCAGCAACCACATGGGCTCCGCCTTCACCGCCGACCTGGAATCGATGACGACGTTTGTCTCCCTCCTCAAGGGCAAGGGGCTGTTCCTCCTGGACAGCATGACCACCTCGCGGTCGGTTGCGGTCAGGGCCGCCCTCCAGGCGGGGATCCCGGTGGCGCGGCGCGACGTCTTTCTCGACGCGGACATGGCGCCGGAGGAGATGCGCGTGCAGTGGAAGAAGACGATAGCGATCGCCAAGGAAAAGGGGACGGCCGTCCTCCTCTGCCAAGGGAGGGAGGATTCTCTTCGGACGATGCTCGACCTCGTCCCGGACCTGGAGGCCGAAGGAGTGCGGGCCGTGACGCTCACCGAGCTGCTTTCGCCGGTGCGGTCGCTGTGAGCAAGGGACCTTCGGGCCCCCTCTTTCCTCCCGTCCCCTCCTCCGGCGCGGAAGATTCCTCGCGGAGAGTCGTGAGCGTTTCCGAGCTGACCGCGGGCATCAAGGGCTGCCTCGAAGGGACGTTCCGGTTCGTCCGCGTGGAAGGGGAGGTGTCGAACCACAAGCTGTCCCCTTCCGGGCACCGGTACTTTTCTCTCAAGGACGAGGGGGCCCAGATCCGAGTCGTCCTCTTCCGGGGCAGGGAGCGGTTCGTCTACGGAGAGATCCGGGACGGCCAGGTCGCGGTCGTCACGGGATCCGTGGGCGTCTACGAGAAGAAGGGGGAGTATCAGCTGTACGCCCAGTCCGTCGAGATGCGCGGACTGGGAAGCCTGCTCCTCGAGCTCGAGAAGAGGAAGGCGAGGCTCGCCGCCGAGGGACTGTTCGCCCCCGAGAGAAAGAGGCCCCTTCCCCGGTTTCCGGCCCGCATCGGGATCGTGACCTCGCGGGAGGGGGCGGCCCTGCGGGACATGATCCGCATTGCCCGGCGCAGGTGGCCCCCGATCGGGATCACGCTCGCCCCGGCGCTGGTGCAGGGGGAGAGCGCCGCCGTGGACATCGCGCAGGCGATCGAGGTCCTTGCCGCGCACGGCGGGGTCGACCTGATCATCGTGGGCCGGGGGGGGGGCTCGGTGGAGGACCTCTGGGCGTTCAACGAGGAGGCGGTCGTAAGGGCGATCGCGGCCTCTCCCGTTCCGACGATCAGCGCCGTCGGGCATGAAACCGACTTCACCCTCGCGGATCTGGCCGCGGATCACCGGGCGGCGACGCCCACGGCCGCCGCGCAGATGGCCGTACCCGACAGGGCGGAACTCCGGGATCGCGTCGCGAACCTGTCGATGCGCCTCCGGAAGACGGAGCAGTACCGGAGAGAGACGCTTCGCCGCGAGTGGCGGATCGCGGTGGGAGCCCTGTCCGACCCGCGCCCCCTCCTCCAGGCGCGGCGGTACGCGGTCGTGGAACGGACCGACGCGCTCGGGGAGGTGTTGCGCGGCGCGATGCGGGGATGGAGAGAGACGGTGGCGGCCCTCGCCGGATCCGTGCGCCTCCATTCCCCCGCCGCCTGGGTCTCCCGGAGACGGGGGGATCTCGCGCTCCTCGCGGAGCGGGCGGCACGCCAATCGGACGCCAGGCGCGCGGGGTATCGGCGCGCGATCGAGGTCCTTGCGGGAAAACTCGCGGCCCTCGACCCGACGTCGGTCCTGAGCAGGGGATACGCCATCGCGACGCACCGGGGCACGGGTCGCGCGGTACGGTCTTCCTCCGAAGTAGCCCCGGGAGACGCGGTCGACGTCCGGGTGGCCGACGGGGCGTTCGGCGCGGTGGTGGAGGGGAAGAAAGGATGAGGACGACGACCCTCGCCCTTCTTTTTCTCGTTCTCCTTTTTCCCCTTCCCGCCCCGGGGGGCGGGGACGTGCCGGTAGCCGCGGCGGCGGGCGCGTTCCCGGTCCGGCTTTCCGCCGGGCAGCCGGCCCAGGGAGATTTGCTGGTCGTGGAGGCGACGCCCCCGCCCGGGGCGGACAACGTCGTCATGGTCTGGAAGGGACGGGAGATCCCGATGCGGGAGGAAGGGGCGGGGCGCTTCCTGGGACTGGTCGGGGTTGATCTTCTGGAGCCGCCGGGGACCGCCGTTCTTTCCGTCCGGGGGTCGCAGGAAGGCGAAACCTTCCGGGTCGAGTCGCGGATCGAGGTCCGCAAAGGGACCTTTCCGGTGCAGGAACTCACCCTGCCCAAATCGATGACGCAGTTCGACGCCGCGACCCTCGAACGGATCAGCCGGGAGGCGAGGGCGTTGGAGGAGCGGTTCTCCCGCGTCTTCTCCCCTCCCGCCTGGAGTTTCCCGTTTCTCCCGCCGGTGGCGGAGTACCGGCCAAAGGGGTTCGGCGTCCGCAGGCTCATCAACGGCGAGCCCCGCAGCCCCCATGCCGGAGTGGACGTGGATCTCCCGGCGGGGACGCCCGTCGTGGCGATCGCGGACGGGGCCGTGACGTTTGCGGGGGAGCAGTTCTTCGGCGGGAACTCGGTGGTGCTGGACCACGGGGGAGGCCTCTTCAGCATCTATTACCATCTGCAGGATATCGCCGTCTCCGAGGGACGGAAGGTCGCCCGCGGGGAGAGGATCGGCGCGGTCGGTGCGAGCGGGCGGGCAACGGGGCCCCACCTCCACTTCGGCGTCCGGGCCGCGGGGGGGCGGATCGACCCGTCGCTCCTTTTTTCCCTTCCATCGCGTTGACCGTTTCCCGGCGCAGCCAATATAATGAATCGTTACTGGGGGGGAGCATGCCGGCGAAGGGGAAAGAGCACACCTTTGAAGAGGCCCTGAAGAGCCTGGAAAATGTCGTCGCGAAGCTCGAATCGGGCGAGACGAACCTCGAGGAGTCGATCCGGCTCTTCGAGGAGGGGATGAGGTTGTCCGTCCTCTGCCAGAAGCGGCTCGACGACGCCGACAAGAAGATCGAGACGCTGTTGCGGAAACCGGGCGGGGTCGTCACCGGGACGGAAGACGAGGCAAGCATTCTCGGGGATGAGGAGTGACGTGCAGGCTACCGGGGATCCCGTCGGCGCGGTCCGGTTCGTGCGGTTGACATCCCTTGTCGAGGAGAGCCTGCTCGGTTTCCTCTCCCCGGACGTGTGCCCCATCCCGGTTCTCCTGCGGGAGGCCATGGAGTACGCCCTGACCTCGGGAGGAAAGCGGATCCGGCCGGCGGTGCTCCTCTCGTCGGGGACCGCCGTGGGGGGGGAAGAGATGGACCTGCTCCCGTTCGCGTGCGCGGTGGAATATGTGCACACCTATTCGCTGATCCACGATGACCTGCCGGCGATGGACGACGACGATTTCCGGAGGGGGCGCCCCGCCTGCCACAAGGCGTTCGGCGAGGCGGCGGCGATCCTGGCGGGCGACGCCCTTCTGACCGAGGCGTTCCGGGTCATGGGGGAATCCCCTCTGGCGGGCAAGGACCCGGCGAAGGCGGTCCGGGCTTCGGCGCTGCTGGCGCGCGCG carries:
- the xseA gene encoding exodeoxyribonuclease VII large subunit, with the translated sequence MSVSELTAGIKGCLEGTFRFVRVEGEVSNHKLSPSGHRYFSLKDEGAQIRVVLFRGRERFVYGEIRDGQVAVVTGSVGVYEKKGEYQLYAQSVEMRGLGSLLLELEKRKARLAAEGLFAPERKRPLPRFPARIGIVTSREGAALRDMIRIARRRWPPIGITLAPALVQGESAAVDIAQAIEVLAAHGGVDLIIVGRGGGSVEDLWAFNEEAVVRAIAASPVPTISAVGHETDFTLADLAADHRAATPTAAAQMAVPDRAELRDRVANLSMRLRKTEQYRRETLRREWRIAVGALSDPRPLLQARRYAVVERTDALGEVLRGAMRGWRETVAALAGSVRLHSPAAWVSRRRGDLALLAERAARQSDARRAGYRRAIEVLAGKLAALDPTSVLSRGYAIATHRGTGRAVRSSSEVAPGDAVDVRVADGAFGAVVEGKKG
- a CDS encoding M23 family metallopeptidase, with the translated sequence MRTTTLALLFLVLLFPLPAPGGGDVPVAAAAGAFPVRLSAGQPAQGDLLVVEATPPPGADNVVMVWKGREIPMREEGAGRFLGLVGVDLLEPPGTAVLSVRGSQEGETFRVESRIEVRKGTFPVQELTLPKSMTQFDAATLERISREARALEERFSRVFSPPAWSFPFLPPVAEYRPKGFGVRRLINGEPRSPHAGVDVDLPAGTPVVAIADGAVTFAGEQFFGGNSVVLDHGGGLFSIYYHLQDIAVSEGRKVARGERIGAVGASGRATGPHLHFGVRAAGGRIDPSLLFSLPSR
- a CDS encoding divergent polysaccharide deacetylase family protein, producing MKRRTSERGERNAGKRWRWGPLMLGAFLAGLFTIGAAILMPGGENRTGAFSPAREDPSAVPAAPGGGAQNVPASRQPLPPGGAIRGEGTPPRLAIVVDDCGYDPTRDAEWLKFPEKITLSVIPFGPSSRRLAQSAHERGFGVLINVPMEPEGSVSDRTEGFRLRRGMRGEEMETLLGRMIEENPWATGASNHMGSAFTADLESMTTFVSLLKGKGLFLLDSMTTSRSVAVRAALQAGIPVARRDVFLDADMAPEEMRVQWKKTIAIAKEKGTAVLLCQGREDSLRTMLDLVPDLEAEGVRAVTLTELLSPVRSL
- a CDS encoding peptidoglycan DD-metalloendopeptidase family protein — translated: MTVFRAPAKSALCAALIAALLFVPGFASAGSTQTRLGKEKARLTELRKKAEKAAAELDETLEREQSARHKVDDIRKRLARQRILIARIDRKLSELAREMEKAESEVRAIEEERASTQQRLDRAAVLAFRGERDHAGLVPAEARGERLRYFARRVIASEAQRAGRLTTEKEEKENALSGIERKVELSEKRISREKRVGESLQSERKKEAGRLAGIQAQKEKKEKELKALRARVARMEALVTRIERQVREAERRRPRKGKGEGPARFSAVPGGLVAPVRGKVVGPFGTVRDPVFDVDVENHGVEIEAPSGSPIRAIGKGNVVFSGTVSGFGKVLIIQHGTGLFSVYGKAESFSVAQDQVVAPGQNIGRLPESPGGKSVLYLELRAAGTAIDPTAVIPLSR
- a CDS encoding S41 family peptidase; translated protein: MKGRKWWGPAAVIFVFLLGFISGDITSHRYMAQANVVYEKLKIFGDVLSAVQTSYVEEPDMDKLVEGAIKGMLQNLDPHSSYLTPDMMKQMEVETKGMFGGLGIEIGIKDSILTVISPIEDTPAFREGLKAGDKIVKIENESTKEMTVMDAVKRLRGEPGTKVTIWIAREGFTEPRAFTITRDIIKIKSVKTKDMGDGIGYIRLLQFQQDTDDELEKALEAQKKEKNGMRGLVLDLRNNPGGLLDQAVKVADKFIESGLIVYTDGRIEAQKYKYSAHREKTYSGFPIVVLVNAGSASASEIVAGALQDHGRAVLLGTPTFGKGSVQTIIPLEDGSALRLTTARYFTPNGRSIQAKGIEPDIVVRDGRDPVAGAHPGPIREKDIERHLRGDGEEGTQETPEGEPPPAKEIRMKKELPGEEKPGKDSAAPALEKKKGEEKDGQLERAVELLKGWEIFKTRFIDKAKAS
- a CDS encoding farnesyl diphosphate synthase, whose product is MQATGDPVGAVRFVRLTSLVEESLLGFLSPDVCPIPVLLREAMEYALTSGGKRIRPAVLLSSGTAVGGEEMDLLPFACAVEYVHTYSLIHDDLPAMDDDDFRRGRPACHKAFGEAAAILAGDALLTEAFRVMGESPLAGKDPAKAVRASALLARAAGASGMAGGQMMDLRPDAGEGQPVPGGGKAATIEAIDLKKTAALLSAAAAMGGILGGGTGEQVEALSRYGRALGLLFQITDDILDETGSFEELGKAVAKDRQRGKLTYPAALGMAEAAARAESLRRESLLALSPFGGEAEILREIVRMVATRRS
- the xseB gene encoding exodeoxyribonuclease VII small subunit → MPAKGKEHTFEEALKSLENVVAKLESGETNLEESIRLFEEGMRLSVLCQKRLDDADKKIETLLRKPGGVVTGTEDEASILGDEE